One genomic region from Penaeus monodon isolate SGIC_2016 chromosome 24, NSTDA_Pmon_1, whole genome shotgun sequence encodes:
- the LOC119588938 gene encoding formin-like protein 5 has product MLFYPPPPYMHRQTSQLPTQPLGPLLKPRQRPCPRPLKLFAPKYPPLMRETPKAQQPPPATEKDTTQKNEKPAHTPPAVVSRERPPRAGAPVATIAFCAPARPAHPCSFHAEGAGKQNLPVGNENQTPAGPRRVPSESKRGSRGHRRLPAVQSHNDDARGRLKEAIRPLRPPAHPGKLSPPPPPGPSPPRPFALSVPGGGRVLDVPRTIFPVFLWWSPLWGSAGGGACTVGSPPEGKLRGPGIPVPGGTNAMAEHLQPGGHSAATEHGGPEGGEGGPALTRTSHRFWFK; this is encoded by the exons ATGCTTTTCTACCCACCCCCACCTTACATGCACAGACAAACGTCGCAGCTGCCAACGCAACCGCTGGGGCCCCTGTTAAAACCCAGACAACGCCCATGTCCCCGCCCACTGAAACTCTTCGCCCCAAAGTACCCCCCCCTCATGAGGGAAACCCCCAAAGCACAGCAACCCCCTCCCGCCACAGAAAAAGATACCactcaaaaaaacgaaaaacctgcCCACACACCCCCTGCGGTCGTTTCCCGAGAGCGCCCGCCCCGAGCGGGAGCCCCTGTCGCGACTATAGCATTCTGTGCCCCCGCACGCCCCGCACACCCCTGTAGTTTCCACGCCGAGGGGGCGGGAAAACAAAACTTGCCCGTCGGAAATGAAAACCAAACCCCCGCAG GACCAAGGCGAGTCCCAAGCGAAAGTAAGAGGGGGTCAAGGGGACATCGACGCCTGCCGGCGGTACAAAGCCACAACGACGACGCGAGGGGACGCCTCAAAGAAGCCATCCGGCCTCTCCGCCCCCCCGCCCACCCGGGCAaactctcccccccaccacctcccgggccctcccccccacgccccttTGCCCTCAGtgtccccggggggggaagggtccTCGACGTCCCCCGCAccattttccccgtctttttGTGGTGGTCGCCGTTGTGGGGCTCCGCCGGGGGTGGGGCGTGTACTGTGGGGAGTCCGCCGGAGGGGAAGCTCCGGGGGCCGGGGATCCCGGTTCCGGGCGGGACGAATGCGATGGCGGAACATCTTCAGCCGGGGGGGCACTCGGCCGCCACGGAGCACGGGGGCCCCGAGGGTGGCGAGGGGGGCCCGGCGCTCACCAGGACTTCGCATCGATTTTGGTTTAAGTAA
- the LOC119588939 gene encoding mucin-19-like produces MEELSGQKRKVPKVIEDLIERSPRGSVAGLEAERTPRVSKLGLDAESPKSQRASRPLLQKPEKGRGSSQGWKRKSPRGHLQAGSRKVTKRGSSADGNEKGTKRVISGLETERSQKVTRAGKQRVFNGPKKGLSKPLLQNQIETSLKDLCWAENKKSQKGICWTCAGIISESFKGSMGKLIHSPGKNLHKSRLIAGMEAGGHQEGLAGLETKGHQKRVDAESSPRGSYAGLEAERSPRGSSAGLVAGESIEGSMEDLTGIPLIKEPSVSLGVLESPRGSIAGLEVEMIPSIRTPRGSSAGINSRRSSKASSAGPERVRSPRGSSAGMEKERSPRGSSAGLEAERSPRGSSVGLEAERSPRSSRRSSKATSAEPEIDCGIEAERSLRGSYAGLEAERSPRGSSAGIDSRRSSKASSAGSERVKSPRGSSAGLEAERSPRGSYAGLEAERSPRGSTAGLEAERSPRGSYAGLEAERSPRGSSAGLEAERSPRGSSVGLEAERSPRGSSAGLEAERSLRGSSAGLEAERSPRGSYAGLEAERSPRGSSAGLKAERSPRGSYAGLEAERSPRGSSAGLEAERSPRGSSAGLEAERSPRGSSAGLEAERSPRGSSAGLEAERSPRGSYAGLEAERSPRGSYTGLEAERSPRGSATSIKEPYIETEIDRSSSPGMEADASPRESLLARDTLQESISEVEKRDLF; encoded by the exons ATGGAAGAGTTGTCA GGGCAGAAAAGAAAGGTACCAAAGGTCATTGAGGACTTAATCGAAAGATCACCTAGAGGGTCTGTTGCAGGACTGGAAGCAGAGAGAACACCAAGAGTATCTAAACTGGGGCTGGATGCAGAAAGTCCCAAAAGTCAAAGGGCTTCCCGACCACTTTTACAGAAACCAGAAAAAGGAAG AGGCTCTTCTCAGGGCTGGAAGCGAAAATCACCAAGAGGCCATCTGCAGGCTGGAAGCAGAAAGGTCACCAAAAGGGGGTCATCTGCAGACGGAAACGAAAAGGGCACCAAGAGGGTCATCTCTGGGCTGGAAACAGAAAGGTCCCAAAAGGTCACGCGGGCTGGGAAACAGAGGGTCTTTAATGGCCCCAAGAAAGGGCTTTCCAAGCCTCTTTTGCAGAACCAAATAGAAACGTCACTAAAGGATCTTTGCTGGgctgaaaacaaaaaatcccaaaagggtaTCTGCTGGACTTGTGCTGGGATTATATCTGAGTCGTTTAAAGGGTCAATGGGAAAATTGATACATTCACCCGGCAAGAACCTTCATAAGTCTAG GCTCATCGCAGGAATGGAAGCAGGAGGTCACCAAGAGGGGCTCGCAGGACTAGAAACGAAAGGTCACCAAAAG CGGGTGGATGCAGAAAGTTCACCAAGAGGATCTTATGCTGGACTGGAAGCAGAAAGGTCACCAAGAGGTTCATCCGCTGGACTTGTAGCTGGGGAGTCAATTGAAGGATCGATGGAAGACCTGACTGGCATTCCATTAATAAAAGAACCTTCAGTAAGTCTAGGCGTCCTGGAATCACCAAGGGGATCGATTGCTGGGCTAGAAGTTGAGATGATACCATCTATAAGGACTCCAAGAGGCTCATCTGCAGGAATCAACTCAAGAAGGTCATCTAAAGCCTCTTCTGCAGGGCCAGAAAGAGTAAGATCACCAAGAGGCTCTTCTGcaggaatggaaaaagaaaggtcACCAAGAGGGTCATCTGCAGGACTGGAAGCAGAGAGGTCACCAAGAGGGTCTTCTGTAGGGCTGGAAGCAGAAAGGTCACCAAGAAGCTCAAGAAGGTCTTCAAAAGCCACTTCTGCAGAACCAGAAATAGACTGTGGAATTGAAGCAGAAAGATCACTAAGAGGATCCTATGCTGGACTAGAAGCAGAAAGGTCACCAAGAGGCTCATCTGCAGGAATAGACTCAAGAAGGTCATCTAAAGCCTCTTCTGCAGGGTCAGAAAGAGTAAAATCACCAAGAGGCTCATCTGCAGGACTGGAAGCAGAAAGGTCACCAAGAGGATCTTATGCTGGACTGGAAGCAGAAAGGTCACCAAGAGGCTCAACTGCAGGACTTGAAGCAGAAAGGTCACCAAGAG GATCTTATGCTGGACTGGAAGCAGAAAGATCACCAAGAGGTTCATCTGCTGGCCTTGAAGCAGAAAGGTCACCAAGAGGATCTTCTGTTGGACTGGAAGCAGAAAGGTCACCAAGAGGTTCATCTGCTGGCCTTGAAGCAGAAAGGTCACTAAGAGGATCATCTGCTGGACTTGAAGCAGAAAGGTCACCAAGAGGATCTTATGCTGGACTGGAAGCAGAAAGGTCACCAAGAGGTTCATCTGCTGGCCTGAAAGCAGAAAGGTCACCAAGAGGATCTTATGCTGGACTGGAAGCAGAAAGGTCACCAAGAGGCTCATCTGCTGGGCTGGAAGCAGAAAG GTCACCAAGAGGGTCATCTGCTGGACTGGAAGCAGAAAGGTCACCAAGAGGCTCATCTGCTGGGCTGGAAGCAGAAAGGTCACCAAGAGGCTCATCTGCTGGCCTTGAAGCAGAAAGGTCACCAAGAGGATCTTATGCTGGACTGGAAGCAGAAAGGTCACCAAGAGGGTCTTATACAGGACTGGAAGCAGAAAG GTCACCAAGAGGGTCTGCTACAAGTATCAAAGAGCCATACATAGAAACTGAAATAGACAGAAGCTCATCACCAGGTATGGAAGCAGATGCTTCACCAAGAGAATCTTTATTAGCCCGAGATACATTACAAGAGTCTATttcagaagtagaaaaaagagatcTCTTCTAG